One window of Acropora palmata chromosome 1, jaAcrPala1.3, whole genome shotgun sequence genomic DNA carries:
- the LOC141878235 gene encoding acyl-coenzyme A synthetase ACSM3, mitochondrial-like isoform X3, which translates to MQGLLSNSAIAVNKSFKSMRTPTFRESARALNDILFRWSSGHAHVVTPPVFDSKVGFTDYEKERGEFSLEVPEYFNFANIIDKWTQKDKLGLRNPRHPAFWWVGDKGHEIKWSFEQLTKYSKRTANVLSEAGQVQSGDRVMVILPRLPEWWLLNIACLRTGTIICPGSVQLRARDIKWRLLASHATCIITDANTAETVDQVAKFAPSLKTKLLVGERKVETRNGWLPFKELFENVSSEHECARTRSDEPMTVYFTSGTTGHPKMAEHSHASCGLGHITTGKYWLDLTTEDIHWNISDTGWAKSAYSSFFGPWIQGSCVFVYHKDRFESSAILDTLQKYPISTFCSAPTAYRMMIQEDLGRYKFPKLRHCLSAGEPLNPEVMDRWREATGLQIREGYGQSETTLLCGSFRCLENRPGSMGKPAPGFDLKIVDDKGNDCPARVEGEIVVQTSPNRPVGLFSRYVDDPERTASVLRDNFLWTGDRGFQDEDGYFYFVGRTDDVILSAGLSRRSLYSRRISLETRNLWLKNCRTM; encoded by the exons ATGCAAGGGCTGCTATCAAATTCAGCCATCGCAGTTAACAAAAGTTTTAAATCAATGAGGACTCCGACATTCCGCGAATCTGCAAGAGCTTTGAACGATATTTTGTTCCGATGGAGCTCAGGCCACGCTCACGTCGTCACACCGCCTGTCTTCGACTCCAAAGTTGGATTCACTGACTATGAGAAAGAACGGGGGGAATTCAGCCTTGAGGTTCCGgagtattttaattttgccaACATCATCGATAAATGGACTCAGAAAGATAAG CTTGGCCTGAGAAACCCTCGACATCCAGCATTTTGGTGGGTTGGTGACAAAGGTCACGAAATCAAGTGGTCATTTGAACAACTAACCAAGTACAGTAAAAG AACTGCTAATGTTCTTTCGGAAGCTGGTCAAGTTCAGAGTGGAGATCGTGTAATGGTCATCTTACCGAGGCTTCCTGAATGGTGGCTCTTAAACATAGCCTGCCTCCGAACAG GTACCATTATCTGCCCTGGATCCGTTCAGTTACGCGCGCGAGACATCAAGTGGAGGCTATTAGCCTCACACGCGACTTGTATCATAACGGACGCTAATACGGCCGAGACGGTTGATCAG GTTGCCAAATTTGCTCCTTCTTTGAAAACGAAGCTTCTCGTTGGTGAAAGAAAAGTAGAGACAAG GAATGGATGGCTTCCTTTCaaagaattatttgaaaacGTCTCTTCAGAGCACGAG TGTGCACGAACCCGAAGTGACGAACCAATGACAGTTTACTTCACAAGTGGGACAACGGGACATCCCAAAATGGCTGAGCACTCTCACGCTAGCTGTGGACTAGGGCATATAACTACTGGAAA GTATTGGTTAGATCTCACAACAGAAGATATCCACTGGAACATTTCAGACACTGGTTGGGCAAAATCTGCCTATAGCAGCTTTTTTGGTCCGTGGATTCAAGGTTCCTGTGTATTTGTGTATCACAAGGATCGCTTCGAGTCTTCAGCTATTTTGGACACGTTGCAAAAATACCCAATTAGTACATTCTGCTCGGCCCCGACAGCCTATCGTATGATGATCCAAGAAGACCTTGGTAGGTACAAGTTTCCTAAGCTTAGACATTGTTTGAGTGCAGGGGAACCTTTGAATCCTGAGGTGATGGATAGATGGAGAGAAGCAACTGGACTTCAGATCAGGGAAGGATATGGTCAGAGTGAGACT ACACTTTTATGTGGCAGCTTTCGCTGTCTTGAGAACAGGCCTGGTTCCATGGGTAAACCTGCCCCAGGTTTTGACTTGAAG ATTGTTGATGACAAAGGCAATGATTGCCCCGCAAGAGTGGAAGGAGAAATAGTTGTGCAGACATCGCCAAACAGACCTGTGGGGCTCTTTTCACGTTATGTG GATGATCCAGAAAGAACAGCCTCTGTGCTCCGTGATAATTTCCTCTGGACAG GTGATCGAGGTTTTCAAGACGAAGATGGGTATTTCTATTTCGTTGGCCgcactgatgacgtcatactCTCAGCAGG